One Luteimonas sp. MC1825 DNA segment encodes these proteins:
- the rsmG gene encoding 16S rRNA (guanine(527)-N(7))-methyltransferase RsmG, giving the protein MTDPRHYAALETGLEALDLAPALAAPLSAYLDLLARWNRTYNLTAIRDPGDMVTLHLLDSLAMHAHVRDVASLADLGTGAGLPGIPLAIALPALQVTLVESNGKKARFLREAVRTLGLANARVAECRAEAVDQPGAFDAITARAMATLPDILAAGGHLLTPEGRLLAMKGARPEAEIAALTGDWALEAVHPLAVPGLDAERHLVVVRRAGPGGA; this is encoded by the coding sequence ATGACCGATCCCCGCCATTACGCCGCGCTCGAAACCGGGCTCGAAGCCCTCGACCTCGCGCCGGCGCTCGCCGCGCCGCTGTCCGCCTACCTCGACCTGCTGGCGCGCTGGAACCGCACCTACAACCTGACCGCCATCCGCGACCCGGGCGACATGGTCACGCTCCACCTGCTCGATTCGCTGGCGATGCACGCGCATGTGCGCGACGTCGCCAGCCTGGCCGACCTCGGCACCGGCGCCGGCCTGCCCGGCATTCCGCTGGCGATCGCGCTGCCCGCGCTCCAGGTCACCCTGGTGGAATCCAACGGCAAGAAGGCACGCTTCCTGCGCGAGGCGGTGCGCACGCTGGGCCTGGCGAACGCGCGCGTGGCCGAATGCCGCGCCGAGGCGGTCGACCAGCCGGGGGCATTCGACGCGATCACCGCGCGCGCCATGGCCACCCTGCCCGACATCCTCGCCGCCGGCGGGCACCTGCTCACGCCGGAAGGCCGCCTGCTGGCGATGAAGGGCGCGCGGCCCGAGGCCGAGATCGCCGCGCTGACGGGCGACTGGGCGCTTGAAGCGGTGCATCCGCTCGCCGTTCCCGGCCTTGACGCCGAACGCCACCTCGTGGTGGTGCGACGCGCGGGCCCGGGCGGGGCATAA
- a CDS encoding AAA family ATPase — translation MARIIAIANQKGGVGKTTTAVNLAAALAATPQRVLLVDLDAQGNATMGSGIDKREVAASTCDVLLEESSATDAIVATPEGFDLMPGNTDLTAAEIGLMDEEGREQRLKRALDPLRPKYDYIIIDCPPALSLLTLNALTAADSVLVPMQCEYYALEGLTSLLATIEALKGKLNPGLQIEGVLRTMFDVRNNLANAVSAELVSHFGNQVFRTIVPRNVRLAEAPSHGQSIVGYDRGSRGAIAYLGLAGEVLRRQRERDQQEKAA, via the coding sequence ATGGCCCGCATCATCGCCATCGCCAACCAGAAGGGCGGCGTCGGAAAGACCACGACGGCCGTCAACCTGGCCGCCGCGCTCGCCGCCACGCCGCAGCGCGTGCTGCTGGTCGACCTCGACGCCCAGGGCAACGCCACCATGGGCAGCGGCATCGACAAGCGCGAGGTGGCCGCGTCCACCTGCGACGTGCTGCTGGAAGAGTCGAGCGCCACCGACGCCATCGTCGCCACGCCCGAAGGTTTCGACCTGATGCCCGGCAACACCGACCTCACCGCGGCCGAGATCGGGCTGATGGACGAGGAAGGCCGCGAGCAGCGCCTCAAGCGCGCACTCGACCCGCTGCGACCGAAATACGACTACATCATCATCGACTGCCCGCCGGCGCTGTCGCTGCTCACGCTCAACGCGCTCACCGCCGCCGACAGCGTGCTGGTGCCGATGCAGTGCGAGTACTACGCGCTCGAGGGCCTGACGTCGCTGCTGGCGACGATCGAGGCGCTGAAGGGCAAGCTGAATCCGGGACTGCAGATCGAGGGCGTGCTGCGCACCATGTTCGACGTGCGCAACAACCTCGCCAATGCGGTCTCGGCCGAACTCGTCAGCCATTTCGGCAACCAGGTCTTCCGCACCATCGTGCCGCGCAACGTGCGCCTGGCCGAGGCCCCCAGCCACGGACAGAGCATCGTCGGCTACGACCGCGGCTCGCGCGGCGCCATCGCCTACCTCGGCCTGGCCGGCGAGGTGCTGCGCCGCCAGCGCGAGCGCGACCAACAGGAGAAGGCGGCATGA
- a CDS encoding ParB/RepB/Spo0J family partition protein, translating to MTAAKNAPAKGAAKKRGLGRGLEALLGPKAAEAPVLEARPGDTLRTLPVDALAPGKYQPRRSMDPDKLTELAESIKAQGVIQPIVVRQLPDRTYEIIAGERRWRASRQAGLAEIPAVVREVDDRTVVAMALIENIQREDLNPLEEAQALQRLIDEFDLTHAQAAEAVGRSRAAVSNLLRLLELPPAIRALLEAKRLEMGHARALLTLSPELASKLASDAAEHGWSVREVEHRAQQFAAGRVPANGRKKAATGKARPQADIAALETELSESLATRVSIAHGRGNKGRLVIHYSDLDTLDGVLERLRAQR from the coding sequence ATGACCGCTGCAAAGAACGCGCCGGCGAAGGGTGCGGCCAAGAAGCGCGGCCTCGGACGCGGGCTGGAAGCCCTGCTCGGGCCCAAGGCCGCCGAAGCGCCGGTCCTCGAGGCGCGCCCCGGCGACACCCTGCGCACGCTGCCGGTCGATGCGCTGGCACCGGGCAAGTACCAGCCGCGGCGCTCGATGGACCCCGACAAGCTCACCGAGCTGGCGGAATCGATCAAGGCGCAGGGCGTGATCCAGCCGATCGTGGTCCGCCAGCTGCCCGACCGCACCTACGAGATCATCGCCGGCGAGCGCCGCTGGCGCGCGTCGCGCCAGGCGGGGCTTGCCGAGATCCCGGCGGTGGTGCGCGAGGTCGACGACCGCACCGTGGTCGCGATGGCGCTGATCGAGAACATCCAGCGCGAAGACCTGAACCCCCTCGAGGAAGCGCAGGCGCTGCAGCGCCTGATCGACGAATTCGACCTTACCCACGCCCAGGCCGCGGAAGCCGTCGGCCGGTCGCGCGCGGCGGTGTCCAACCTGCTGCGCCTGCTGGAACTGCCGCCCGCCATCCGCGCCCTGCTCGAGGCCAAGCGCCTGGAAATGGGCCACGCGCGCGCGCTGCTGACGCTGTCGCCGGAGCTGGCCAGCAAGCTGGCCTCGGACGCCGCCGAGCACGGCTGGTCGGTGCGCGAGGTGGAGCACCGCGCCCAGCAGTTCGCCGCCGGCCGCGTGCCGGCCAATGGCCGCAAGAAGGCCGCCACCGGCAAGGCGCGCCCGCAGGCCGACATCGCGGCGCTGGAGACCGAGCTGTCCGAATCGCTGGCCACCCGGGTGAGCATCGCCCACGGCCGCGGCAACAAGGGCCGGCTGGTCATCCACTACAGCGACCTGGACACGCTGGACGGCGTGCTGGAGCGGCTGCGCGCGCAGCGCTAG
- the rpmB gene encoding 50S ribosomal protein L28: MSRVCQVTGKRVQSGNNVSHANNKTRRRFLPNLHERRFWVASENRWVKLRVSAAAMRTIDKNGIDVVLSDLRARGEKV; the protein is encoded by the coding sequence ATGTCCCGTGTATGCCAGGTGACCGGCAAGCGCGTGCAGAGCGGCAACAACGTCTCGCACGCCAACAACAAAACCCGTCGTCGTTTCCTCCCCAACCTGCACGAGCGCCGCTTCTGGGTCGCCAGTGAGAACCGTTGGGTGAAGCTGCGCGTTTCCGCTGCCGCCATGCGCACCATCGACAAGAACGGCATTGATGTCGTCCTGTCCGATCTCCGCGCCCGCGGCGAAAAGGTCTGA
- the rpmG gene encoding 50S ribosomal protein L33, whose product MAGKRDKIRLISSANTGHFYTTDKNKKNTPNKMEIKKYDPVVRKHVIYKEGKIK is encoded by the coding sequence ATGGCAGGCAAGCGCGACAAGATCCGTCTGATCTCCTCGGCCAACACCGGGCATTTCTACACCACGGACAAGAACAAGAAGAACACGCCGAACAAGATGGAGATCAAGAAGTACGATCCCGTCGTCCGGAAGCACGTGATCTACAAGGAAGGCAAGATCAAGTAA
- a CDS encoding PAS domain-containing hybrid sensor histidine kinase/response regulator: MLPGWMLLLVSLGYAALLFAVAWWGDRYPVHLRAGSRWLRPMVYSLSLAVYCSSWTFYGAVGTAARNGVGYFAIYLGPLLMLLFGWRILERLALIAQTQSTVSIADFIAARYGRSQRLAALVTLIALLAAVPYLALQYKAVTLSLHVLGGGRDEVMARIGDPAIYVAVLMALFAILYGTRQVDATEHRPGMMLAIALESMVKLVALIFVGVFAMRWLGANNLPLADATRALVDNAPPVGFIGQTLLAFTAIICLPRQFHVAVVECVNVADIRRARWMFGSYLILVSAAVLPIAGAGVAMFGSDGAVAPDTFVLALPLAEGNDMLALFAYVGGFSAATGMVIVASVALATMVSNDLVMPPLLARGWAQRHGGNVASTVLWIRRVAIVCFAAMAYGYYRVSGSDTTLAAYGLMSFAAVAQFAPALIGGLYWRGASRQGVEAGLLLGFGMWVYTLLLPTLTDAGWFDGTWLVAGPFGIDWLRPRQMFGLAGWDALTHGTFWSLLVNIGTLFLVSARWRPGFEERLRTAPFLDPYSTAREPLGSGVSHSGVLVGDLLTLAGRIVGEATARRAFDDHALASARDLQPAAAADRSWVQFTERLLAAAIGASSARLVLTSALKGSGMDVAEVVAVLDEAGQDLRFDRAILSATLDNLDQGVSVVDRGMRLVSWNRRYLEMFGYPDGMLYVGRPVADLIRYNALRGELGGGNPDVEAEIAKRVDYMRAGSPYVFERVRASGQVVEMRGQPLPGGGYVTSYSDVTEYKRVEGALREVNETLEQRVAERTREAEAAQASRTRFLAAVSHDVLQPLNAARLFASALRESDTVAEQRHLAERVDTSLRAAEELLEGLLDVSRLDAGALQPQLANFDATELMEQLVAQYAPLAAARGIDLRVHGAHLPVRSDRRLLRRVLQNFLANALRYTREGRIVLAARPRGDEVELQVWDTGPGIPDYHLRQIFEEFFRLEHPGSWDEQGLGLGLSICQRISAVLDHQLDVRSRTGRGSMFSIRVPRAAHAEPTPEPVQGGGLPDSLAGMRVLCVDNDPDILAGMAVLLGRWKIDVLRASTVDQALAQMAGEPDVLLVDYHLHDRLDGLDTLDALREHAAHLPGALVTADGSDQVKRAARARGYRVLTKPIKPASLRAFLAAQRSAHAGFSL; encoded by the coding sequence ATGCTGCCTGGCTGGATGCTGCTGCTGGTGTCGCTCGGCTATGCCGCGCTGCTGTTCGCGGTGGCGTGGTGGGGCGACCGGTATCCGGTGCACCTGCGCGCCGGCAGCCGCTGGCTGCGGCCGATGGTCTACAGCCTGTCGCTGGCCGTGTACTGCTCGTCGTGGACCTTCTACGGCGCGGTCGGCACCGCCGCGCGCAACGGCGTCGGCTACTTCGCGATCTACCTCGGCCCGCTGCTGATGCTGCTGTTCGGCTGGCGCATCCTCGAGCGCCTGGCGCTGATCGCGCAGACGCAGAGCACGGTGTCGATCGCTGACTTCATCGCCGCGCGCTACGGCCGCTCGCAGCGCCTGGCCGCGCTGGTCACGTTGATCGCCCTGCTGGCCGCGGTGCCGTACCTGGCGTTGCAGTACAAGGCGGTCACGCTCAGCCTGCACGTGCTGGGCGGCGGCCGCGACGAAGTGATGGCGCGCATCGGCGACCCGGCGATCTACGTCGCGGTGCTGATGGCGCTGTTCGCGATCCTTTACGGCACGCGCCAGGTGGACGCCACCGAGCACCGCCCGGGCATGATGCTGGCCATCGCGCTGGAGTCGATGGTCAAGCTGGTGGCGCTGATCTTCGTCGGCGTGTTCGCGATGCGCTGGCTCGGCGCCAACAACCTGCCGCTGGCCGATGCGACGCGCGCGCTGGTCGACAACGCGCCGCCGGTGGGCTTCATCGGCCAGACCCTGCTCGCCTTCACCGCGATCATCTGCCTGCCGCGCCAGTTCCACGTGGCGGTGGTGGAATGCGTGAACGTGGCCGACATCCGCCGCGCGCGCTGGATGTTCGGCAGCTACCTGATCCTGGTCTCGGCGGCGGTGCTGCCCATCGCCGGTGCCGGCGTGGCGATGTTCGGCAGCGACGGCGCGGTCGCGCCCGACACCTTCGTGCTGGCGCTGCCGCTGGCCGAGGGCAACGACATGCTGGCGCTGTTCGCCTACGTGGGCGGATTCTCGGCGGCCACCGGCATGGTGATCGTGGCCTCGGTGGCGCTGGCCACCATGGTCAGCAACGACCTGGTGATGCCGCCGCTGCTGGCGCGAGGCTGGGCGCAGCGCCACGGCGGCAACGTCGCCTCCACCGTGCTGTGGATCCGCCGCGTGGCGATCGTGTGCTTCGCCGCGATGGCCTACGGCTATTACCGGGTCAGCGGCAGCGACACCACGCTCGCCGCCTACGGCCTGATGTCGTTTGCCGCGGTGGCGCAGTTCGCGCCGGCGCTGATCGGCGGCCTGTACTGGCGCGGCGCCAGCCGCCAGGGCGTGGAGGCGGGGCTGCTGCTCGGCTTCGGCATGTGGGTCTACACCCTGCTTCTGCCCACGCTGACCGATGCCGGCTGGTTCGATGGCACGTGGCTGGTCGCCGGCCCGTTCGGCATCGACTGGCTGCGCCCGCGGCAGATGTTCGGCCTGGCCGGCTGGGATGCGCTGACCCACGGCACGTTCTGGTCGCTGCTGGTCAACATCGGCACGCTGTTCCTGGTGTCGGCGCGCTGGCGCCCGGGCTTCGAGGAGCGCCTGCGCACCGCGCCGTTCCTGGATCCGTATTCCACCGCGCGCGAGCCGCTGGGCAGCGGCGTGTCGCACAGCGGCGTGCTGGTCGGCGACCTGCTGACGCTCGCCGGGCGCATCGTCGGTGAAGCCACCGCGCGCCGCGCCTTCGACGACCACGCGCTGGCCAGCGCGCGCGACCTGCAGCCCGCCGCCGCCGCCGACCGCAGCTGGGTGCAGTTCACCGAGCGCCTGCTGGCGGCGGCGATCGGCGCGTCCTCGGCGCGGCTGGTGCTGACCAGTGCGCTCAAGGGTTCGGGCATGGACGTGGCCGAAGTGGTCGCCGTGCTCGACGAGGCCGGCCAGGACCTGCGCTTCGACCGCGCGATCCTGTCCGCCACGCTCGACAACCTGGACCAGGGCGTCAGCGTGGTCGACCGCGGCATGCGCCTGGTGTCGTGGAACCGGCGCTACCTGGAAATGTTCGGCTACCCCGACGGCATGCTCTACGTCGGCCGCCCGGTCGCCGACCTGATCCGCTACAACGCGCTGCGCGGTGAGCTCGGCGGCGGCAACCCCGACGTGGAAGCGGAGATCGCCAAGCGCGTCGACTACATGCGCGCCGGCTCGCCGTACGTATTCGAACGCGTGCGCGCATCGGGCCAGGTGGTGGAGATGCGCGGCCAGCCGCTTCCGGGCGGCGGCTACGTGACGAGCTACAGCGACGTCACCGAGTACAAGCGCGTGGAAGGCGCGCTGCGCGAGGTCAACGAGACGCTCGAACAGCGCGTCGCCGAACGCACGCGCGAAGCCGAAGCCGCGCAGGCGTCGCGCACGCGGTTCCTGGCCGCGGTGAGCCACGACGTGCTGCAGCCGCTCAACGCCGCGCGCCTGTTCGCCTCGGCCTTGCGCGAAAGCGATACCGTCGCCGAGCAGCGCCACCTCGCCGAACGCGTCGACACCTCGCTGCGCGCCGCGGAGGAACTGCTCGAAGGCCTGCTCGACGTCTCGCGCCTGGACGCCGGCGCGCTGCAGCCGCAGCTCGCCAACTTCGACGCCACCGAGCTCATGGAGCAACTGGTCGCGCAGTACGCGCCGCTGGCGGCGGCCCGCGGCATCGACCTGCGCGTGCACGGCGCCCACCTGCCGGTGCGCAGCGACCGCCGCCTGCTGCGCCGCGTGCTGCAGAACTTCCTGGCCAACGCGCTGCGCTACACGCGCGAGGGCCGCATCGTGCTCGCAGCGCGGCCGCGTGGCGACGAGGTGGAACTGCAGGTCTGGGACACCGGGCCGGGCATTCCCGACTACCACCTTCGGCAGATCTTCGAAGAGTTCTTCCGCCTCGAGCACCCCGGCAGCTGGGACGAACAGGGCCTGGGGCTCGGGCTGTCGATCTGCCAGCGCATCTCGGCGGTCCTCGACCACCAGCTGGACGTGCGCTCGCGCACCGGCCGCGGCAGCATGTTCTCGATCCGCGTGCCGCGCGCCGCCCATGCCGAGCCGACACCCGAACCCGTACAGGGCGGTGGCCTGCCCGATTCGCTGGCGGGCATGCGCGTGCTGTGCGTCGACAACGACCCCGACATCCTCGCCGGCATGGCGGTGCTGCTGGGGCGCTGGAAAATCGACGTGCTGCGCGCCAGCACCGTGGACCAGGCGCTGGCGCAGATGGCCGGCGAGCCCGACGTGCTGCTGGTCGACTACCACCTGCACGACCGCCTCGACGGCCTGGACACGCTCGACGCGCTGCGCGAGCACGCAGCGCACCTGCCCGGCGCGCTGGTCACCGCCGACGGCAGCGACCAGGTGAAGCGCGCCGCGCGCGCGCGCGGCTACCGGGTGCTGACCAAGCCGATCAAGCCGGCGTCACTGCGGGCGTTCCTGGCGGCGCAGCGGAGTGCGCACGCGGGGTTTAGTCTCTAG
- a CDS encoding RHS repeat-associated core domain-containing protein: protein MRKGGTHHLDDAYAYDGNGNVTSIVDNRLGGSGRRTRTMTYDGLDRLQAVASNMYGTAGATYTYNVLDDLTRVKIGGTAARDHYYCYDNGQLTSIRTAACSGGGSTVHGLGYDVQGNLENKDGQHYRFDYGNRLREVDGVERYRYDAHGRRVLAMQFATGTVLSMYGQDGRLMYQKSDRTGQQSDYLYLGGSLVAIRDEPIGGGAATLKYQHTDALGSPVVVTNEVGTALETTEYEPYGKVLNRPVHDGPGYTGHVEDAATGLVQMQQRYYDPGVGRFLSVDPVTAYSSPVVQFNRYRYANSNPYRFIDPDGRCARATGSMICGGAAGMAAMATTAKAVPTGARAESKTLSGVPAAADRNDQKIVGNVNKGIEGARGRIDRAKDPVLNGAWNSTE, encoded by the coding sequence ATGCGCAAAGGTGGCACCCACCATCTCGACGACGCCTACGCGTACGACGGCAACGGCAACGTCACCTCCATCGTGGACAACCGGCTCGGCGGCAGTGGCCGGCGTACCCGGACCATGACCTACGACGGGCTGGACCGGCTGCAGGCGGTGGCCTCGAACATGTACGGGACGGCGGGGGCGACCTACACCTACAACGTGCTCGACGACCTGACCCGGGTGAAGATCGGCGGCACGGCGGCGCGCGACCACTACTACTGCTACGACAACGGGCAGCTCACCAGCATCAGGACGGCGGCCTGCAGCGGCGGAGGGAGCACGGTGCACGGCTTGGGCTACGACGTACAGGGCAACCTGGAAAACAAGGACGGACAGCACTACCGGTTCGATTACGGCAACCGGCTGCGCGAAGTGGACGGGGTGGAGCGCTACCGCTACGACGCCCACGGGCGGCGGGTGCTGGCGATGCAGTTCGCGACCGGCACGGTGCTGTCCATGTATGGCCAGGATGGCCGGCTGATGTACCAGAAGAGCGACCGTACAGGGCAGCAGAGCGACTACCTGTACCTGGGCGGAAGCCTGGTGGCGATCCGGGACGAGCCGATCGGCGGTGGTGCCGCAACGCTGAAGTACCAGCACACCGATGCGTTGGGGAGCCCTGTAGTCGTGACGAACGAGGTCGGCACGGCGTTGGAGACGACAGAGTATGAGCCGTACGGGAAGGTGCTGAACCGGCCGGTGCATGATGGACCGGGGTATACGGGCCACGTGGAGGATGCAGCAACGGGATTGGTGCAGATGCAGCAGCGCTATTACGATCCTGGCGTTGGGCGGTTCCTGAGCGTTGATCCGGTGACGGCATACAGCAGCCCCGTGGTGCAGTTCAATCGGTATCGGTATGCAAACAGCAATCCCTATCGATTCATCGACCCGGATGGAAGATGCGCTAGAGCCACCGGCTCTATGATTTGCGGCGGCGCAGCTGGCATGGCAGCTATGGCGACCACCGCCAAAGCAGTTCCGACGGGCGCCCGGGCAGAATCAAAAACTTTATCCGGGGTGCCAGCTGCCGCAGATCGAAATGACCAGAAGATCGTCGGGAATGTGAACAAAGGAATAGAAGGAGCGCGCGGACGAATTGATAGGGCGAAAGACCCAGTTCTGAATGGCGCTTGGAACTCAACAGAGTAG
- a CDS encoding response regulator transcription factor — protein MTTLLIADDHPLFREALRGVVARVLPAATLREADSVEALYAMVEAEADADLLLLDLNMPGAHGFSALVHLRAQHPELPIVVVSAREEPDVMRRALDHGAMGFIPKSADAGTLGQAITAVLDGDRWAPAAARAAPAAGADEHDAARRVADLTPQQFRVLQMLGAGLLNKQIGYELGVSEATIKAHMTAILRKLGASNRTQAVLVAGRLALDPGSIKPQPDEAV, from the coding sequence GTGACCACCCTGCTCATCGCCGACGACCACCCGCTGTTCCGCGAGGCGCTGCGCGGCGTGGTGGCGCGCGTGCTGCCCGCGGCCACGCTGCGCGAGGCCGACAGCGTCGAGGCCCTGTACGCGATGGTCGAGGCCGAGGCCGACGCCGACCTGCTGCTGCTCGACCTCAACATGCCCGGCGCGCACGGCTTCAGCGCGCTCGTGCACCTGCGCGCCCAGCACCCGGAGCTGCCGATCGTGGTGGTGTCGGCGCGCGAGGAACCCGACGTGATGCGCCGCGCGCTGGACCACGGCGCGATGGGCTTCATCCCCAAGTCGGCTGATGCCGGCACCCTCGGCCAGGCCATCACCGCCGTGCTCGACGGCGACCGCTGGGCGCCCGCCGCGGCGCGCGCGGCGCCGGCCGCCGGCGCCGACGAACACGACGCCGCACGCCGCGTCGCCGACCTCACCCCGCAGCAGTTCCGCGTGCTGCAGATGCTCGGTGCGGGCCTGCTCAACAAGCAGATCGGCTACGAGCTGGGCGTGTCCGAGGCCACCATCAAGGCGCACATGACCGCGATCCTGCGCAAGCTCGGCGCCAGCAACCGCACCCAGGCGGTGCTGGTGGCCGGCAGGCTGGCGTTGGACCCGGGCAGCATCAAGCCGCAGCCGGACGAAGCGGTCTAA
- the acs gene encoding acetate--CoA ligase, which yields MSDPQTVYPVSDAFAADANVTRADYERDYAESIRDPDAFWARIATRLEWMTPPTQIRDVSFDREDFRIRWFADGELNVSVNCLDRHLATRGDKTALVFEPDSPGGDAQRVSYRDLHARVCRLANALRNLGIAKGDRITIYLPMIVEAAVAMLACARIGAVHTVVFGGFSPNSIADRIGNCGSRLVITADEGRRGGKTVPLKANVDAALKMPGTTTVETVLVVRHTGGAVDMQMPRDRWYDAVVDSQPDTCEPERMNAEDPLFILYTSGSTGKPKGVLHTTGGYLLFAAYTHECVFDLKDSDVYWCTADVGWVTGHSYIVYGPLANGATSLIFEGIPSYPDASRFWQVIDKHKVTIFYTAPTAIRALMREGDAPVKATSRASLRLLGSVGEPINPEAWRWYNDVVGDGRCPIVDTWWQTETGGIMISPLPGAIDAKPGAATRPFFGVRPALVDASGEIIEGEGEGNLVILDSWPGQMRTVYGDHPRFIETYFSTYPGTYFTGDGCRRDADGDYWITGRVDDVINVSGHRIGTAEVESALVSHPKVAEAAVVGFPHDIKGQGIYAYVTLVAGEAESDALLKELVAHVRREIGPIASPDFLQWATALPKTRSGKIMRRILRKIAENAPDQLGDTSTLADPSVVDALLGNRRQP from the coding sequence ATGTCCGACCCGCAGACCGTGTATCCCGTCTCCGACGCCTTCGCCGCCGACGCTAATGTCACCCGCGCCGACTACGAGCGCGACTACGCCGAGTCGATCCGCGACCCGGATGCCTTCTGGGCGCGCATCGCCACGCGCCTGGAGTGGATGACGCCGCCGACGCAGATCCGCGATGTCAGCTTCGACCGTGAGGATTTCCGCATCCGCTGGTTCGCCGATGGCGAACTCAACGTGAGCGTGAACTGCCTCGACCGCCACCTCGCGACGCGCGGCGACAAGACCGCGCTGGTGTTCGAGCCCGACTCGCCGGGTGGCGACGCGCAGCGCGTCAGCTACCGCGACCTGCACGCGCGCGTGTGCCGACTGGCCAACGCGCTGCGCAACCTCGGCATCGCCAAGGGTGACCGCATCACCATCTACCTGCCGATGATCGTCGAGGCCGCGGTGGCCATGCTCGCCTGCGCACGCATCGGCGCGGTGCACACGGTGGTGTTCGGAGGCTTCTCGCCGAACTCCATCGCCGATCGCATCGGCAACTGCGGCTCGAGGCTCGTGATCACCGCCGACGAAGGCCGGCGTGGCGGCAAGACCGTGCCGCTCAAGGCGAATGTCGATGCCGCGCTGAAGATGCCCGGCACCACCACCGTCGAGACCGTGCTGGTGGTGCGCCACACCGGCGGCGCGGTGGACATGCAGATGCCGCGCGACCGCTGGTACGACGCCGTGGTCGACAGCCAGCCCGACACCTGCGAGCCCGAGCGCATGAACGCCGAGGACCCGCTGTTCATCCTCTACACGTCGGGTTCCACCGGCAAGCCCAAGGGCGTGCTGCATACCACCGGCGGCTACCTGCTGTTCGCGGCCTACACCCACGAGTGCGTGTTCGACCTCAAGGACAGCGATGTCTACTGGTGCACCGCCGACGTCGGCTGGGTCACCGGCCACAGCTACATCGTCTACGGGCCGCTCGCCAACGGCGCCACGTCGCTCATCTTCGAGGGCATCCCCAGCTACCCGGACGCCTCGCGCTTCTGGCAGGTCATCGACAAGCACAAGGTCACCATCTTCTACACCGCGCCGACCGCGATCCGCGCGCTGATGCGCGAGGGCGATGCCCCGGTGAAGGCGACTTCGCGCGCGTCGCTGCGCCTGCTGGGCAGCGTCGGCGAGCCGATCAATCCCGAAGCCTGGCGCTGGTACAACGATGTCGTCGGCGACGGCCGCTGCCCGATTGTCGACACCTGGTGGCAGACCGAGACCGGCGGCATCATGATTTCGCCGCTGCCCGGCGCCATCGACGCCAAGCCCGGCGCCGCCACGCGGCCGTTCTTCGGCGTGCGCCCGGCGCTGGTGGATGCCAGCGGCGAGATCATCGAGGGCGAAGGCGAGGGCAACCTGGTGATCCTCGATTCCTGGCCGGGCCAGATGCGCACCGTGTACGGCGACCACCCGCGCTTCATCGAGACCTACTTCAGCACCTATCCCGGCACCTATTTCACCGGCGACGGCTGCCGCCGCGATGCCGACGGCGACTACTGGATCACCGGGCGCGTCGACGACGTGATCAACGTCAGCGGCCACCGCATCGGCACCGCCGAAGTCGAGAGCGCGCTGGTCTCGCACCCCAAGGTCGCCGAGGCCGCGGTGGTCGGCTTCCCGCACGACATCAAGGGCCAGGGCATCTACGCCTACGTCACCCTGGTGGCGGGCGAGGCCGAGAGCGACGCGCTGCTGAAGGAGCTGGTGGCGCACGTGCGCCGCGAGATCGGCCCGATCGCCTCGCCCGACTTCCTGCAGTGGGCCACCGCGCTGCCCAAGACGCGCTCCGGCAAGATCATGCGCCGCATCCTGCGCAAGATCGCCGAGAACGCGCCGGACCAGCTGGGCGACACCAGCACGCTGGCGGATCCGTCGGTCGTCGATGCGCTGCTCGGCAACCGCCGGCAGCCGTGA